The Ictalurus punctatus breed USDA103 chromosome 9, Coco_2.0, whole genome shotgun sequence genome contains a region encoding:
- the ivd gene encoding isovaleryl-CoA dehydrogenase, mitochondrial — protein sequence MFAARGVLRLAQRLGGVSVSRRGCAGAVPLDDVVNGLTDEQIQLRQTVQRFCQEKLAPYADEIDKANEFPRMREFWKEAGELGLLGITAPVEYGGTGLGYLDHVIVMEEISRVSGAVGLSYGAHSNLCVNQLVRHGNHKQKEKYLSKLITGEHVGALAMSESNSGSDVVSMKMTARKEGDHYVLNGTKFWITNGPDADVLIVYAKTDVNAVARGISAFIVEKGMPGFSTAQKLDKLGMRGSNTCELVFEDCKVPEKNMLGPLNKGVYVLMSGLDLERLVLSAGPIGIMQAVLDHAIPYLHVREAFGQKIGHFQLMQGKMADMYTRLTSCRQYVYNVARACDKGHFSALDCAGIILYSAENATQVALDGIQCLGGNGYINDYPMGRFLRDAKLYEIGAGTSEVRRMIIGRGFNAMFK from the exons ATGTTTGCAGCCAGAGGAGTGTTGCGGCTCGCACAGAGGTTGGGCGGTGTTAGTGTGTCGCGGCGGGGATGTGCCGGTGCTGTTCCCCTGGACGACGTCGTAAACGGACTTACAGATGAGCAGATTCAG CTCAGACAGACGGTTCAGCGGTTCTGTCAGGAAAAGCTTGCGCCCTATGCTGACGAAATAGACAAGGCAAATGAGTTTCCACGCATGAGA GAGTTTTGGAAAGAGGCAGGTGAACTTGGATTGCTTGGGATCACAGCTCCAG TGGAGTATGGTGGCACAGGATTAGGCTATCTTGATCATGTAATAGTGATGGAGGAGATATCACGGGTGTCAGGAGCAGTTGGCCTCAGCTACGGCGCACATTCCAACCTCTGTGTCAATCAGCTTGTGCGCCATGGCAACCATAAACAGAAAGAGAAGTACCTCTCGAAG TTAATTACAGGAGAACATGTAGGAGCCCTGGCCATGAGTGAGTCCAACTCTGGCTCTGATGTAGTATCCATGAAAATGACAGCAAGAAAAGAGG GTGACCACTATGTGTTGAACGGTACTAAATTCTGGATTACCAATGGACCCGATGCGGACGTTCTCATTGTGTACGCGAAAACCGACGTAAATGCAGTTGCACGTGGAATCTCCGCTTTTATTGTAGAAAAG GGAATGCCTGGTTTCAGTACTGCACAGAAGCTGGATAAGTTGGGAATGAGAGGCTCCAACACGTGTGAGCTCGTCTTTGAAGACTGCAAGGTTCCAG AGAAGAACATGCTGGGACCGTTGAATAAAGGAGTGTACGTACTGATGAGTGGACTTGACCTGGAGAGGCTTGTGCTCTCGGCTGGGCCTATTGG CATTATGCAAGCTGTGCTCGACCACGCTATTCCTTATCTGCATGTCCGTGAAGCATTTGGGCAGAAGATTGGCCACTTCCAG CTGATGCAAGGAAAGATGGCGGACATGTACACCCGACTTACTTCGTGTCGGCAGTACGTGTATAATGTGGCCCGTGCGTGTGACAAAGGCCACTTCAGTGCCTTG GACTGTGCTGGGATAATCCTTTATTCTGCTGAGAACGCGACTCAGGTTGCCTTGGACGGGATTCAGTGCCTGG GTGGAAACGGTTACATTAATGATTACCCAATGGGCCGCTTCCTGCGAGATGCTAAGCTCTACGAGATTGGCGCAGGCACCAGCGAGGTCCGAAGGATGATTATTGGCAGGGGCTTCAATGCCATGTTCAAATAA